The following is a genomic window from Nicotiana tabacum cultivar K326 chromosome 3, ASM71507v2, whole genome shotgun sequence.
CTCATATTTTCCATAAGTTGATatgtttttcaagtataaaaTCCATTATACGTCTGCGGTTGTGTCTCCACTCCCCAATACCTAATGCTTGCTGCTCTTTTGAGGAACTGTCATTAATCATTAAGAACCAGAGAAattcaaatcttaaaaaatgaataattttacaataacaaacccagtgtaatcccacaagtgaggtctggggaagGTTGTGTGTATGCAAAtaagtgtaatcccacaagtggggtctggggagggtagtgtgtatgtaCCTGGTAAAGGTGGAGATATTGTTTCTGATAGACTCGGATAACTACTATAATTAGTACTCCCCCATTTTAATTTGTGTGAACTTATTTGACCGGCCACCGAGAGGGAGTAACTGTTAAGCCGGGTTTGTTAGCTAAAATGTTGAGTATGATCACGTTGATTTCCTAGGCACGTGGAAACAGCTTCATATAGGAACTTTAGACTAGTGGTTCTACAAATAGCTTGTACGAATTTGTGCCTCCTGTTTAAAGTTAATCTGCTTTTGTAACATCGAATTGTGAAAGATATAGCCTATATTTTAACTGCTACTTTCATTGGCAATTGCAAATAATGTGTATAACCTTTTAAAATTCTCACTTCCTGTCTCAGCTTGATATCAATATAAACCCTCATCTTCCTTCCGAGTACATAAATCATTTGGAGAACCCCATGCAAATCATTAATGGCGCTGAAACAGCAGCTGAAAAGGACATTTTCAGCTTGATGCAATTTACAGAAAATCTGAGGCGTCAGTATGGCAAAGAACCTTACTCTATGGAAATCCTATTGAAGAAGCTTTATGTCAGAAGAATGGCAGCAGATTTAGGAATTACCAGCATATATTCTTCAGGAAAGATGGTTGGCATGAAAACAAACATGTCAAAAAAGGTTTTCAAATTGATAACTGATTCAGCAACTTCAGATGTTCATCAGAATTCTCTGATTTTTGAAGATGGCCAAATAAAGGTATGGTTTTGCTGAGTTTTACTACCTTGCTATGCCTATAATAATCCCCTAAGGTTCCATTTTCTTCATTTGAAAGAATTGGAATTTAATTAATGCGAAAGGCAAGTTTTCCATATCTAAGTGGCTTTGTGTAATGATGTGTTCAGGCTGAACTGCTCTTGGAGCTACCTAAAGAACAGTTGCTGAATTGGATCTTCCAATGCCTAGCGGAATTATACTCTTCATTACCGACCTTAATAAAATATTAGTCCTTTCAGTGAACTGTGATTCTTTACTTCATCAAGTAGGCAGCCCCATGTCCATCGCTATTATAGGGTCCTGGGCATTTGGTTTTATTAAGAACATTAGAAGCTTCTCTCTCCGGGGCAGTTGGTTTAATTATGAACATTAGAAGCTTGTCTCTCATAAGCGGCTGTCTCCCCATGTACATACagtatgaaaaaaaaagagatagacCTGTATCGGCTATTAAAGCATATATATGAAAATCCAACTGGCACTTTCTCCATTCCTCTTGGGCAATCAATCCATATCAGAAGTAAAAGCCACGGGGAGTGCATTGTCTTCCTGATACAAGGTACTTAACTTTCGAATTCAATGAGGTTTATCTCTGGTCCGTTCTTTTTATCTTTTCAGTTTCTATTTTTGCCTTTTTACTTTTTGTCTCCTAATTGTCTGAGATCTGGTTTGTTTTTTACTGTGCAGGACTAGCACCTTTGTTTAAATAAAGGATATAGGATATATTAATGGACTATCAAAATGATTTTCTGTTTCTTGTGAAAGATTTGTTTATGTGGCAATTAGGATCCTCATTCACCCAACTTGAATAGGGAAAGAAGACGGGATCATAATTTGTCTTTCATGTTTTTCCGGATCCATGACTCCTTTCTCTTTATGTTAGAAGATGTCACCTCTTCATGACATTTTCTCTGAATTATGGCGCTTCATGGAATTTGTGTTGCATATTTTTTTCATATCATTTTGGCAAAATGTGATTCAAATCTAATTTATGTGTAATTCTTCTTATTAGCTAAAATTACAAAAAGGATCAAGAGATTAAAAAGCGAACGATCCAATTGAGaccaaattattttttcttacGGACAGTACAAAGAAATTTCTTGTCAATTACTGACATTAAATTTCTTGTCAATTACTGACATTGATTCTAGCGGTCTAGCCTACGAAATTCCAATCGAAATGAATCCTAAATTACTGTCTATTGTTTATATTATACCATGTAGCCACCTTTAAAACAACTTATTGTAATATAACCAGCTTTAATATAGTAGTTGAAAAGTAGCCAGTTGTCCAGTTAAATAAGCTTAAAGGACTTTTTCGCCCTTTGCTCATCATCGTACCTGAAACCTATTTGCGAAAGAGTGAAACTCAAGTGGAAAATCGATCTCATAGCGGGTACAAACACACTTTTTACAACATTAGGTTCAGAATCCAAAATGGATATGAGAAATTGAGAATGCGATCAAATAAGAACAACGTTCCTTAAGCTTTCGCTCTTTTCTCACCAAGTGAGAATGGACCTCCTTTTTCTGTCCAACATGTTTTACTTCAACATGGTCATTTGGTTGGAAAGAAGTTATCTCAAGATTAATTATTCCGGGATTAGATATTCCACCTTTCATGGGATAAAAAAACACTATAATTCCGGGATAATTAATTCCGCGATTAATTATGCCGCAATTTTCTCCCAACCAAACATGAGATAAATTCTTCTTAAATTTAATCCCGAGATTAGTTATTCCTTATTCCTCCATGTACTGTTTGATCAATCTCCTTCACGAACTGATAAAGATTCAAATTGCATTTACATCAGATCTTATGCTAATTTAGTTTAGTCCTTCAAGTGCTCTGATTTGGGTGTTCACTTATTCTCAGAAACTTGGGATGATAATTGTGTTATATCGTAGTTGTAATCACGTAATTAAAGAGGCAATAAATCATAGTATCAAATTGAACAAACTTGTCCTCATATTCAGTCCTCCATTAAAAGATTATCAACTATGAATTTATTTTTAGTCAAACCGACAATTTGAAAAGCATGAGGCACTAGTCACGCGCGTTGAGCTGTACacgtctttttttctttctttttcttctcaagatATTAACTACAGTTCTATCAATTTAGCAGATTACCTCAATgaggaaaaatataaaattatacgTTCTCACTATCACTGGAATTCAAGTGGAGCTCTATTAGTGCACCCCACGACTTGTTTCTAACTTTGATTCTTGCCGTCAACGTAGTCATTATTTCCGTTGGGTGGGTGGGGTGGGGGGTTGTAAGGAACATGTTGGGTGGGTGGGTTTtgcccggggggggggggggttgtaaGGAACATGTCTCCACAACATGTCCCCCTTCTCCTCCAGCCAATGCCCTATTGTTCTAAAACTAAATGAAGAGAGCCACATAATATCATATGTTAATCTTGGACACTTATCTTTCTTTGTTTCTGGTGGAAGTGCATTTCCTCTCTCTCACCCTCTTTGTATTCCGTTGGCAACAAGGGGAAAAAAATAGtgaagggaaaaaaaaaaaaaagtactcttCCATTTTATCAGATAGTTATAGTCCTAACTGAAGGATGACAAGCCGATGTTGAGGTGGCATCCATCTTTCTATGATTTCGGAAGGTAACAACATATGTCATCTCAAGTTTTAGCACCGTTATCCAAATTAGATGCAGCGAGCCTTTTCTTGTTTGGTGGTGAAAGTAATTTATAATCGAGCAGATTTCcaacctcaaaacaacaacaacaacaacaacaacaacaaacctatacCAACTGCATTTTAATAACTAAGTCCTGAAATGATGCACAAATTAGACGAGCCATGAAATACAACATCAAGAATAAATACGTGTTCGCACAGCAGCAACACCAAATCTCGTGGTTCCAAGACGAACCAAGGAAATCCACCACTGCTGAAAAAATTAATACCATATTGCCATTTCAAGATGTTGATAGAGGAATTTTAAAACACTCAACAATACCATATAATATAAGAGGAGCAGCGGACAGTGTGTCCATTCACAGTGCGCCACTATTGTCTATTTCCAACCTCAGAACAACACCTTTGTTGCCCAGCCGGTAACACCATTCCCATTTCAATAACCTAGCTAATTCACTTCCTAATCGCCTGAAGAACAGCTCCTCTTTCAGGCTTTCAGCCACTGCTGAAAGTACGATTGCATCTTCTCACGATATACAGCATTTCCAACATTGACAGTAGGAATTATCTTTTCTGGCCTCAGAAACTGCAAAACCAAATAGTTCCATTATTGGGATATAgcataattttgtaaaatataaaaaaaaacatccACTTGGGAATTTTACCAGTTGGCAAAGATGACATTAACAAAATATTCAAGTAGCCAAAAGAAATATGGAAAAACAACTCAACCTGAACAAATTCCTGCAGCTCTGTGAAACTAGAATGCTCACTATATGGAACTCCTGCAGGAAATTAATGCAGTAGAGGAGTTGAATCAATACCTCAGCCAAACAGGTCCCACAAAAAGCAGTTGTAACATACACTAAATGACACAAATTATAGATTAGAAAAATTGTGGGATCTAAACCTCCAAAGAAGCACCAGGTTATCTCACCATAAATAGTGATGTTGCCTTTAGAAGTGGGTTTTATTAAGTTTAGATTCTCCCCAATGGTCTCTGAGTAAGTCCAACCTGAAAAAAAGACAACGGTAACGATCCTCTGCATGAAAAAAGGGACAGAAATCCAATTAAAAAGACGGGTCACAAGCTATAAGTAACAAATATGAGTTACCTGTTGGTCGGAATGCCAACATTCTAGTGTACTGTCCGTCTTGTGATGCCAAATAACGCTCCAGCATCTTGAGAAACGTCAACAGGAGAAGTTATAAAGGGAAAACACATCAATCAACTAAAGGATGTACTAATGCAAACCTCAAATTTCAAGGATGATATAGGCAATATGTGTAAAGGTGTATCTTTCCTGTTTGTTGACAGATTTTCAGAAATTCCTGCCCAGCCAAAAGACTGAAGAATGCGCCTCCTGGAAGCATTTGCATATATTTTTACCTATGAAGTATTTATAAGAAAATCCAGTCAGCTAATATTTCGTACAGAAGTTCACTTTGTTAAGAAAATAGGCAGCATAAAGTTTAGCTTTGAAGAGGACACTTGAAGCAAACTTGTAGCAAATCGTTACCTTGTCCCAGAAAGACAATGAAATTTCAATAGTTTGGTGCCATATGACATGCTATTCATCCATAAAGAGAAGGATTTTAGAAACCTAGTTACACGAGTAAAGCAGTTTCATAGAAAGAATaagtatacaacaacaacaacccagtataatcttatttagtggggtctggggaggtagtgtgtacgcagaccttacccctaccctctCTTaaggagactcgaactcacaacctcttggttgaaagtggagTGGAGATAAGGCAACAAGTAGCaaacaatagtaacaacaatACATTAAGGTAACGTGCACGAATGACACAACATGTAATAGCAAAGAATCATGAAGAGCAAAGCAGTTTCATCTTCTGTTAAATGGTCAATGATGTATTTTATAGCAATAACTGACAATTGTTCATTGCCTTTGATGCCTTTATAGGGCTGCTAGATATTCATCAAGTGATAATATGGATTAATATCGTAAAATCGACCAAAAAAAGCATGAAATAGTCAGCAGCTAAGATACCCCGAGTGCCTTGGAAATTGCAAAATACACATGTTCTTTTCCGATGCTGTATGCACCAACAACCACGATggtttttggataattattcAAATATGTTCTCGTGACGCCCACAACAAATTTCAAAACTTCTTCTTTGGAAGGAAACCTGAAATATCTCAAAAAAATTTAATATCCACCACAACTGTGAACAATATATATCCACGACAGAATACAAAGAGATTTAACACCTGTACTTTGGATTGCAATATGTTGTGTCAAGGTATAGTATATTAATACGTTGGCTTGCAAGAAGTGGATATGATTGCATCAGCTTCGAAGCCCTAAAGTCTCCAGTGTGCAAGTAACATTGTCCATTTGGGAGACGGAAGTGAATGAGAGCAGCACCAGGACAGTGATTAGCATCAAGCATAGTAACTTTGATTCCTTTAAGGTCGTATTCAGTACCTAGTTCCAGAGGACAGATGAAACTGCAAAAGAATCAACGGGACTTAATATCCTGTACGCTTGTTTGAGGTGGGAGGGAGTAAAAGAAcccaaaagagaagaaaagaatatGAAACTTTTATTGTTTTTCGAGTAATACACCTGACAGGGCAAAAAAGAGTCCTTACGATGGACTAACATTAAGACAGATTCTAACTAGGCGAGCAGTCAGGTTGGTACAGTAGATAGGGCCATGTGACCATACTTTCGTCAAGCCAATATAATGATCGGCATGGAAGTGACTAAGGAAATAGGCAGAGCAGCCTTTGACTGGACCATAGCGAAATGCGTCAACAGTGAAGGGCGTTCCTGCATGAATAAAGGACTTAAATGCTGAACAACAGGACATTGTGGAGTAGTTGCACTCAATATACATGAGAAAACCATGAAAACCAATTCCCAATTAAGTGTGTGTTAAGAAACATTGACTGCCCTAGAGCTGAGCAATACAGGATAAGTTAAGATGCCAGACGGCTAAAAATATGATGCCACAGTAGAAAGCTCAATAGTATTGTATACTTAGCCAGTGACTGTGCAAGGGCTATCAGGCAAGACAAAGCTTGGACATTCAGATCTTACATTGTTCAAGGATAAGTGATAATCAAAATCCTTCCTGGGACTGAAACACATAAAAAATTTCACCTTTTaagcatccccccccccccccttttttaaTGTTATCTAACTAGAGATTTCAGAATGAGTCATTATTAAGAAGTTGACGTTCAAAACGAAATTCCCACAAAGCTTATAGGTCCTGTGTTTACTGATCAATCTGCAATGGATGTGTAAAAGATTAGTAGCCTGAAAGAATGCATCTTTTGCTCAATACGGGGGCACGCTTAATCTAAGAGTgatttaaagaaaaggaaaagaaaatatcagCAGAATTTAAGGAGGGTCCAAGAAGAATTAAGGATGAGACAGGAATACAATGGAAAATGGAGGAGGGCTAGGGTTGTGAACAGACCCGGAATCCTCTTATAGAAGGGGCAAACGCGTTGGCTTTTGCAGGAAGCAAGAGAAGTAGTGGTCTTTTGGACGCTCTTGCTCTTTCCAGGATTCTCAAAGCCCCACAGCTGGAATAGATTCGTCTGCTTGACGTTCTTGCTCTTGCCATGGTCAGCAGGATTCTTAAGGCCCCACGACTGGAATAGATTCGTCTGCGTCAGTCTTCTCTTCTTAACACTGGAGGAGCATATCTGCTCTGAATATTCCAAATGGTGCGTTGTTTCATCGTCCTCAAGGTTATCGGGTTGAAAACAGTTCTCGCCGTCGTCGTCGGAATACGAATGGAAATCATCAAAGGTACAATCACTTATTACCGTCTCTTTCATCAGCTTTCGCCCCTCCTTGCACTTCTCCATTTCCGGACACCGGCGGACATCCTAACTCTTAGGCCCCCCCATTCTCATTTCACATTCTTCCCGGCGGGAAACTATCTTTTACTCGCAAAAAACAAAACATATGTATTATAGAAGTAATAAAGGgagctttctttttctcttccaaCAATAAAGAGAGGTCGAACGTGGACCTTTGTACTCCTTAGGTATTCCTTTGTTGGACATGAGTAAtcgttcggtttggatcggtttttccctaaaaaagaaattaaatcaactaagtcggttttttaaatattagaatCAAACTAAATCAATTAAGTCgattttttctcgattcggtttatgtcagTCTTTCGATTTTTcttgtcggttttttcttaaacaTAAGACGTATACTATCAAACACACatttcggcgaccacattttcaatgtagcactatcaaatcaattgctctttgagaaatctattatttaccaagatatattgatgataattgaattcaaatagtgatgaataatttaagtaatcaattgaaaatatattatttttaacatgaaatagattcttacacttaacaaaagaaaactaccaattaaactataatgtaaaggtaaagaactgtactaaaagtgcaaatgattaatatttactataaaaattttaaaattttgtataaaagtatacatatatataagtgtaataataaatttaaaatagctactcctatattcggtttggttcggttttttttaattaaaaccaaaatcaaaccaaatttgatcggtttttaaatttcaaaaccaataccaaaccaaaccaaaaagtatcgaattttttggtcggtttggtttggttttcggtttagttcgggttttcggatttttataaACACCCCTAATTGAGACTTAGAAAAAAAGTAGGTACTATTACTAGTTGAAATTGCATAAAGAGTATTTGAAAATTTCCTGTGTTTAAACAGTTGTGAGAGAAAACTTTTAATTCCTTTTTTCAAATTCTATTTTCCACACCAAATTTCATATTATATATTTcaagtttaaagttaaaaataatttgataaaTAAACACTTATCCTGAAACTCTCcaaatattatttcaaatttCTAAGCCTGAATGTATGATCAAATTAGAACGAAAAATTGGCCATCCGAAACTATTTATACGACTTAGAACCACACATAAACTATAGGGtgatttgcaaaaaaaaaattacaatttaaaaCTCTCGATTTGAGAATTTTATGTAAAAACGAGCTAGTGGCTCGTAACTTTCACAAACGATTTATGATGTTATTCAGAAGTTATGCCAGGCGGAAGAATGAGAAATTTTCACATATATTAAGCTCCCGTTTGGCAATAAATTTTGGAaacttttttcaaattttatttgcaaatatgtttATTTTGGTAACTATGGACAATTTTATTAATTACCAACGCAAGAAATGCAAAGCCTAGCTAGACTTACCTAGTCCGGCTGATCTATATCTACATGTTTCTAACCAACCCCTGAAATGATAATCATCTGCTTTGCTAGGGAGATATGGCACACCTCATATGGAGGGTTTCCGTTTCTCCATGTAGCTACAGTCCCCCATTACCCCAAACCCCAACCAGACACTGcaccacaaattagaaaatacaATGTTTCAGCATATTGTTGACTGCAGGCTTAGCTCTCACATTGCAAACGCATTCTATTTCTTTGGCTATGAGATCATATGCTTTTTCAGTATTCTCATGGACTCTAGTGTTTCTTTCCCTCCATATAACAATTACATACTCAGCATATACTTTTTTGAACAAAGATGCTTGCTTGGTCTTCCTTCTCGGTCTTTTCAAATatgtttgtttatagattttaatcactttttggaagattttgaaaacacaatcttcaaattccaaaaataactctagagtattattttttttaaagtttttgaagttttgagcttacaaactttaattttttttcaactaaaatgcatgtccaaatacAATTTCAACTTTCAGAACCCACTATTCATCTTATGTTCAAAAActtattttttcaagtttcaaccaaatctatATCCAAACGCTAGCTAAAACATGTATAACTGAGAAGTTTCATCATAAATTAAGACAAGTATTCACTTGATTAAAATAGTAAACGAATTATTCCGCATAACTTCAAAGAATATAAAAATCAAGCAAGGACCATCGTTATGTCTATAAAACTTTTTATGACAAAAAATATACTATAAATTattacaataaaaataaatactcgtgatgataaaaataattgaattaatataatatatgtatatatttgtgtatacaaaaatattacataTGTTATTACATTTATGACTTTTGAATTAGATTGTTGTAGATAATTATATTGTAATTACTATATTTTGGTGAGATTGTATGACAATATAGTGAAAGGAGTGAGATTGAATGACGTCATTCATGAACGCGCGGATCGCGATCAAATTACCTGGTTTGTGAAATAATCAATAACAACCAAGATACCTTTTTAgtttcaaaaattatttaaagttaCCCTCTGTCATACTAATCGAGCAAAAATACTCTTTCGTCACGCTATTGGATAAATATACCCCCGAGTTAAAAGAGAGGCCACGTGGCAATCATTTAATCTATTTGATCCatctgggtttatttttatacTGACCCGGCCCAATATTCTGTACACATCCTAAATGCTAAACCCTTATTCAACCACTTTAAAATCTGAACCTAACTTTTTGGTCCTTACTTCATCTCATTCGTTGGACCCTTTTATCTGCAAGTGCACTCCGAAGAACACAAGAAATGAAGGTCAATCTCTATCTACACATCCACGTTGATAAACCCAAGAAAACAAGGGTTAAATCTCCGTAAGAGTAAAAGATACAACATGTTTATATTTCTTATCACTTAGATCTAATTATTGTTGGCAACTTTTTAGAGTGGTATAGATGAAGAAGGTGGGTTTATTTCTCACTGTTTatccaaaaatccgaaaataaACCTTATaacaataagaagaagaaattgtAGTAAAATGACAACAGGAAAATTACAATAACACTGcaatattaatataaataaatatacgGACTAGCTTGAGTCGTGTTGGGCACTATCTTAATAAACTATTTCAGCAGTATGAAATGTTTCCCCAGGATTAAACAAGCTTACCTCTATTTTATTTAGAGGATATAGGAATCAgcaaaatatttatattacaaTAATCCAACAAGATTGAAaagagaataaggacaaagaaattttataaataaaattgaaaataagAGAAGTTAAGCGAGAAAGAGAAGAAAGCTAAGTAGAAAGAGCTTTTT
Proteins encoded in this region:
- the LOC107814303 gene encoding DNA cross-link repair protein SNM1 gives rise to the protein MEKCKEGRKLMKETVISDCTFDDFHSYSDDDGENCFQPDNLEDDETTHHLEYSEQICSSSVKKRRLTQTNLFQSWGLKNPADHGKSKNVKQTNLFQLWGFENPGKSKSVQKTTTSLASCKSQRVCPFYKRIPGTPFTVDAFRYGPVKGCSAYFLSHFHADHYIGLTKVWSHGPIYCTNLTARLVRICLNVSPSFICPLELGTEYDLKGIKVTMLDANHCPGAALIHFRLPNGQCYLHTGDFRASKLMQSYPLLASQRINILYLDTTYCNPKYRFPSKEEVLKFVVGVTRTYLNNYPKTIVVVGAYSIGKEHVYFAISKALGVKIYANASRRRILQSFGWAGISENLSTNRKDTPLHILPISSLKFEMLERYLASQDGQYTRMLAFRPTGWTYSETIGENLNLIKPTSKGNITIYGVPYSEHSSFTELQEFVQFLRPEKIIPTVNVGNAVYREKMQSYFQQWLKA